A portion of the Actomonas aquatica genome contains these proteins:
- the purB gene encoding adenylosuccinate lyase yields MSKSQAKKSAPASSSSSAPAITNVLAERYASSAIKAIWSPTGRVGIERDYWIAIMKAQRDLGIDIPAKAIASYEKVKDQIDLASIDARERVTLHDVKARIEEFNGLAGYETIHLGLTSRDLTENVEQLQIHRSLAVIRQKAAAALLGYAKRAKQFRNLLLTGRTHNVPAQPTTLGKRIAMFGGEMLAAFTHLDELAARYPARGLKGAVGTQLDQFTLLGGDAKKVARLEAKVLKHLGFSAALNAVGQVYPRSLDFEVVSALHQVGAAAASFATTLRLMAGQGLLTEGFQKGQVGSSAMPHKMNARNCERICGFSTILSGYVAMTGALAGDQWNEGDVSCSVVRRVALPDAFYAIDGLLETLLNVLNQMTVFPKVIAAESARNLPFLATTTIMMAAVKQGAGRETAHAAIKEHALAAAAAIREGREPGMVERLAADERLGLKEATIYNILQDTERFVGAAPAQVDTFVETARATARRVKGASQIKPGKLL; encoded by the coding sequence ATGTCGAAGTCCCAAGCCAAAAAGTCCGCTCCGGCCTCCTCCTCCTCGTCCGCCCCGGCCATCACCAACGTGTTGGCCGAGCGTTACGCCTCGTCCGCCATCAAGGCGATCTGGTCGCCCACCGGCCGCGTGGGCATCGAACGCGATTATTGGATCGCGATCATGAAGGCGCAGCGCGACCTCGGCATCGACATCCCGGCCAAGGCGATCGCGTCCTACGAAAAGGTGAAGGATCAGATCGACCTCGCCTCCATCGACGCCCGCGAGCGCGTCACCCTCCACGACGTGAAGGCCCGCATCGAGGAGTTTAACGGCCTCGCTGGCTACGAGACCATCCACCTCGGCCTCACTTCCCGCGACCTCACCGAAAACGTCGAGCAGCTCCAGATCCACCGCTCGCTCGCCGTCATCCGCCAAAAGGCCGCCGCCGCCCTGCTCGGCTACGCCAAACGCGCCAAACAATTCCGCAACCTGCTCCTCACCGGCCGCACTCACAACGTGCCGGCCCAGCCCACCACGCTCGGCAAACGCATCGCCATGTTCGGCGGTGAAATGCTCGCGGCCTTCACCCACCTCGACGAGCTCGCCGCCCGCTACCCGGCCCGCGGCCTCAAGGGCGCCGTCGGCACCCAGCTCGACCAATTCACTTTGCTCGGCGGCGACGCCAAAAAAGTCGCCCGCCTCGAGGCCAAGGTCCTCAAACACCTCGGCTTCAGCGCCGCCCTCAACGCCGTCGGCCAGGTTTACCCGCGCTCACTCGACTTCGAGGTCGTCTCCGCCCTCCACCAGGTCGGTGCCGCCGCCGCCAGCTTTGCCACCACGCTGCGCCTCATGGCCGGCCAAGGCCTGCTCACCGAGGGTTTCCAAAAGGGCCAAGTCGGTTCCTCCGCCATGCCGCACAAGATGAACGCCCGCAACTGCGAGCGCATCTGCGGTTTCTCCACCATCCTCTCCGGCTACGTGGCCATGACCGGCGCGCTCGCCGGCGATCAGTGGAACGAGGGCGACGTGTCCTGTTCCGTCGTGCGCCGCGTCGCGCTGCCCGATGCGTTCTACGCCATCGACGGTCTGCTCGAGACCCTGCTCAACGTGCTCAACCAGATGACCGTGTTCCCCAAGGTCATCGCCGCCGAGTCCGCCCGCAACCTGCCCTTCCTCGCCACCACCACCATCATGATGGCCGCCGTGAAACAGGGCGCCGGACGCGAGACCGCCCACGCTGCCATCAAAGAGCACGCCCTCGCCGCCGCCGCCGCCATCCGCGAGGGCCGCGAGCCCGGCATGGTCGAGCGCCTCGCCGCCGATGAACGCCTCGGCCTCAAGGAAGCCACGATCTACAACATCCTCCAGGACACCGAACGCTTCGTCGGCGCCGCTCCGGCCCAGGTCGATACCTTCGTCGAAACCGCCCGCGCCACCGCCCGACGCGTCAAAGGCGCCAGCCAGATCAAGCCGGGCAAACTGCTCTGA
- a CDS encoding PEP-CTERM sorting domain-containing protein (PEP-CTERM proteins occur, often in large numbers, in the proteomes of bacteria that also encode an exosortase, a predicted intramembrane cysteine proteinase. The presence of a PEP-CTERM domain at a protein's C-terminus predicts cleavage within the sorting domain, followed by covalent anchoring to some some component of the (usually Gram-negative) cell surface. Many PEP-CTERM proteins exhibit an unusual sequence composition that includes large numbers of potential glycosylation sites. Expression of one such protein has been shown restore the ability of a bacterium to form floc, a type of biofilm.) translates to MKSANRLLALSSLALVLLATSANPLRANGTTTLTSYFDNHFDERFIPEADADEIFGTGTLSFSGPALDDGLYSWGDFSDLSVTINFVDEPSLLFTEADIVTPTTNFLVGVYEGSFYFAGDPVLEFGASSQWTNSAGSSFYTGPTGGYVTYLLEPAGFPVTISGNYGAQGLSAVPEPSTYAAIAGGLMFGFVLWRRRRAAAPTAV, encoded by the coding sequence ATGAAATCTGCCAACCGCCTTCTCGCCCTCTCCTCCCTCGCCCTCGTCCTGCTCGCGACCAGCGCCAATCCGCTCCGCGCCAACGGCACCACCACCCTCACCAGCTACTTCGATAATCACTTCGATGAACGCTTCATCCCTGAGGCCGACGCCGACGAGATTTTCGGCACCGGCACCCTCTCGTTCAGCGGCCCGGCGCTCGACGACGGACTCTACAGTTGGGGCGATTTCTCTGATCTGAGCGTCACCATCAACTTTGTCGACGAGCCATCCTTGCTCTTCACCGAGGCCGATATCGTCACGCCCACGACCAACTTTCTGGTCGGGGTATACGAAGGCTCCTTCTATTTCGCTGGCGATCCCGTGCTCGAATTCGGCGCGAGCTCCCAATGGACCAACAGTGCCGGATCGTCGTTCTACACCGGTCCCACCGGCGGCTACGTCACTTACCTCCTGGAGCCGGCGGGCTTCCCCGTGACCATTTCCGGAAACTACGGCGCGCAGGGACTCTCCGCGGTCCCCGAGCCCTCCACCTATGCGGCCATCGCGGGCGGACTGATGTTCGGCTTCGTGCTCTGGCGCCGTCGCCGTGCCGCCGCGCCCACCGCCGTGTGA